The Candidatus Zixiibacteriota bacterium genome includes the window GTAAGCGCCGTTGGCGAGACTAATCATTGAGACTTTGGCGGCGACGTCGGGATTGGGCGCTTCATAAATACTCAAAAAATCAAAACTCCCCAATAGAGCGTAATGAGCGATAAAATTGACTTCAGGACAGGATTCTTTGACCTGCTTCATCCAGATATGGCCTAATTTAGCCCGCTCTTTTATCTTTTTTCCCGATTCGGCCGAAAGCTTGGTCATTAGTATAAAGGTTTGCATAAGATAACCTCATTTCTTCTTTTTTTTACCTTAATTATTATACGAATGAATCGGTTCAGGCGAAAACAAAATTCCTCTTCCTAACTTAACGTGATATTAATAGGGAACAATCGCATTGAAAATCGGTTAATAATAACACAGGTAGAAATAGTCCACAATACGTATGTATTGTGCAAGTTAAAAATCGTAATGTGATAACGCGGGGATGTTGAAATTGCGGGTTAATTAGGTTTTACACCTGAAGAAAGATTTCAACCGAATTGTTGAAAATTTAATTCATTTTTGTCAAGGCCGGACTTCGCCATGTATCGTGGCTGGCTTTTACAGAGGGTGTGATGCGATACGCACAGGTTAAGGGAATTTGTTTCGATCTCGGTTATACCTTGATCGATTACAAAACTCACAATTGGCAACAGATTGATCTTGAGGGCAATAAACGGGGATATGATGATCTGAAGGAATCCGGTTTTGATTTGCCCGATTTCGAGGAATTTCATGTTCGCCTTGAAGATTTGAAAAAAAATACTCGACCAACTGATAAATGGAAAATGGAAGAATGGAAAGCTACCGACGCTCCCAATAAATTATTTGCCGAATTGGGTATAGATAAGCCGTCTGAAATCAGCAAGAGATTTATCGAGAGTACATACTCAGTGTCCAGACATTATATGAAATTAATTGATGGAGTTATCGAGACTCTCACTTTATTCAAGCAACATGGATATAAATTGGGTCTGATTTCCAACACTCTATTTTCGCCGGAACTTATGAATGGCGATTTGGAAATGCTGGGCCTGGATGGACTTTTTGATGCGAAGATTTATTCTTCTGAGGTCGGATTCCGCAAACCGCATCCGCGAATATTTTTTTATGCCGCCGGTAAAATGGGGTTGGCGCCGGATGAAATGATATATGTCGGCGATCGTTATCGCGTCGATATGCTGGGGGCGCGTTATTCCGGAATGCATCCGATTTTATTTTATCGGGAGGATTTGGAATATCCCGGGTATATGCCTCGAAGCATTCCAATTATAGACGGTATGCCGGGACTAAATGAAGTTTTGGGAATAAACCGATGAGAATAAACATGTCGGATCAAATGATTTGGACTGAACAAAAAATTAAATGGATTTAATCAAACAGATGTTGGCAGGCATCTTAAAAAAACCTGGAGGTTTTTTATGAGGTACAGAGCACTAACCCTGTGGGCAATTTTGGCAATTTTTATAGCGACGGGGGTGGCGGCGCAAGAAAGTCCGTGGCCGAAATTTCGTCATGATAAAAAGAATACGGGACATACGCCTTACACCGGTCCTTCTACGCCTGAGGTAGTCTGGACATTTCAGGCTGATGACGGGATCGTGTCCTCGCCGATCATCGGGTATGACGGTACAATTTACGTCGGGGCGGGGTGGCATTATTTTGGCACAACGGATTCATGCCTGTATGCTCTTACACCCGACGGCAACGTAAAATGGTGTTTTAAGGGGCAGGCGGGGTTTTTCTCAACACCCGTATTGGGACCGGATGGAACTCTGTATATAACCTGTATCGATGGGCATATATACGCGATTGAAGATTCGGTTACTTACGGCAAGCAAAAATGGCGTACATTCCTGGATTATCCGTTCAGCCTCTGTTCTCCTGCGATCAGCGATGACGGCTCAACTGTTTACGCCGGTACTCCAAGCTTTAAATTCTTCGCCATTGACGCCTCAAGCGGGACGATTAATTGGAGCTATCAAACCGGATGGTGCATTATTTCATCTCCAGCCATTAGAGACGATGGTTCCATAGTTGTTGGTTCAAAGGATCATCGTTTGCGCGCTTTTAGCGATGCTCTCAAGGGACCTATCTGGGAATTTCCGACCGGCACGTTTTTTGATGGACATTTAGTCGATTGCTCTCCGGCTATTGCCGAGGACGGTACGATTTATGTCGGTTCAGATCCCTATGGAGCCTCGGGTCAAGGACCTTTCGAGCAACCAACGAGCACGAGTTTTTGGGCCGTCAATTCCGATGGAACTCTTAAATGGATATTTGAAACCGGTGACGGAGTAGAATCATCTCCGGCTATCGGACCGGATGGAACAATTTATTTTGGCTCTTATGACAGCTGCTTTTATGCATTGACTGATATGGGCAACGAGGGAGTTCAAAAGTGGAAATTCAAAACCGGTGGAAAGATTGACGGTTCGGCAACGGTCGGTGGTGACGGCGTCATATATTTCGGTTCCCGGGATTCTAC containing:
- a CDS encoding GYD domain-containing protein, whose amino-acid sequence is MQTFILMTKLSAESGKKIKERAKLGHIWMKQVKESCPEVNFIAHYALLGSFDFLSIYEAPNPDVAAKVSMISLANGAYQAQSWTAIEYKRFIELTEEL
- a CDS encoding HAD family hydrolase, whose protein sequence is MRYAQVKGICFDLGYTLIDYKTHNWQQIDLEGNKRGYDDLKESGFDLPDFEEFHVRLEDLKKNTRPTDKWKMEEWKATDAPNKLFAELGIDKPSEISKRFIESTYSVSRHYMKLIDGVIETLTLFKQHGYKLGLISNTLFSPELMNGDLEMLGLDGLFDAKIYSSEVGFRKPHPRIFFYAAGKMGLAPDEMIYVGDRYRVDMLGARYSGMHPILFYREDLEYPGYMPRSIPIIDGMPGLNEVLGINR
- a CDS encoding PQQ-binding-like beta-propeller repeat protein; translated protein: MRYRALTLWAILAIFIATGVAAQESPWPKFRHDKKNTGHTPYTGPSTPEVVWTFQADDGIVSSPIIGYDGTIYVGAGWHYFGTTDSCLYALTPDGNVKWCFKGQAGFFSTPVLGPDGTLYITCIDGHIYAIEDSVTYGKQKWRTFLDYPFSLCSPAISDDGSTVYAGTPSFKFFAIDASSGTINWSYQTGWCIISSPAIRDDGSIVVGSKDHRLRAFSDALKGPIWEFPTGTFFDGHLVDCSPAIAEDGTIYVGSDPYGASGQGPFEQPTSTSFWAVNSDGTLKWIFETGDGVESSPAIGPDGTIYFGSYDSCFYALTDMGNEGVQKWKFKTGGKIDGSATVGGDGVIYFGSRDSTLYALYPDGSVKWTFPLDDGTECSPTIDDKGNLYIGTFGGTLYVLGTGLPDVGVTSIDMPGMVQTEVSYVPSASIHNFRSDGQTFDVTCKIEANEVEVYSDTRTFTNFSGITNANFNLWLVGPDLGVEYTVTVTSVLASDENMENNQQVFTLSSSDVQFACGDANGDGTTNVGDAVYLINYVFKSGSAPNPVEAGDANCDGSTNVGDAVYIINYVFKGGAGPCESCP